The genome window ATGAgaaaataaactaaaaaaaaagagtacCAAGGAGTGTGCGAACTTTTTTCCTAAAAAACGTGGATTACGCACGGTGCCATGCAAACGAGGCACGATGTGGGTGTCCACTATTCCACCGCAGGCATACATGAACGTAAAACGCCTGCTCTTCCCCGTTTGCCATAGCTAATAGTTGGGGTGAAGTGCAGGGatcaatatcatttttgatCCTCGTTGTAATGTTCTATTCGTGACAATTGactgatttaatttcattaacaCAATGGATGAGGTGATGGAAGAATTTCCACAAGACTATTTCACGAAATATTGCAAGATTATTTGCGTTTTATCACTTTTAAAATCGACTTTACATTTCCATTTTGGTGGTAATTATGAAGGTCTGAGACCGTTGTGTTCTGTAGTGTTCTAATGAATAATTGCATGCGAAATGCCCCCTCAAGAGCTGACTATCTTCCTATGTCACAAACTGGAGGGTTGAAACAGCAGGGTTTTTAGACGCTTTTTAGATGCTTTTATGAAGCATCACAGGTCCAATATTGACTCTGGTCATCACAGTTGTCTTATAGCTTTATGTAATAAGAGACAATAAGAAGGTAAATTGACAAAGTTTTTAACTGGGCTTTTTAGCCTTTATTGACTGGATAGTGAAGATCttagaggagatgaggagtggGCTCTggaaatgaccacagtgagtacTAGACCCGAATGTGCTATGGCATGCTAATGCTACTATGGCTTCCCCCGGACAAATGGGAAATCTGATCCGAGTAGAGTGGCAATGTCAGTGAAACTGATGTTTCTTGAATCCTTCATCAGGTTCCCTTCAAAACAAGCGAAGAGCTAGGACACTCACAAGGATGGCCATTGCTAAGCAAGGGAGCAATAAAAAGACAAATTAATCCACAACAACAGACACAAATGTAGAAAGCTTAAATTTACATTGAGACAAGACAAATGACAAGTAGACACATTGTGATAAATAAgcaacacacatcccccaccTCCGATGTGATAATGACAGAGGGCATACCACATGACTGCATCTTGTACAGTCTTGACAACAAACTCTTTTATACTTTCCTCAAATTCTTCCAGAAGGGAAGAAAATGCAAGGCTGCATATATCTACTGTACCTTGAGTCAGTGGATGCATGAGGGAAGAACAGCCTGCTGTAGTAGCAGGGATGGTAGTAGTaagagtagcagtagtagtagtagcatttATGGTTGCGTTGCGAGGATTAGCCAGGTCCACGATGCCAGGGGTTCTGAAGAGTGTATCACCGGGGGCATCAAACCCATTAGCTGCAAATATAGATGAGACAAAACCACTGAAAGCAAGACAGCTCTGGTACACCTTAATCAGAGATCACAATCTAAAGATGATACATTTCCTGAGGCCATGGGTTCTCAAAGACGTGATTTTTTAAAGTTCACCGTACCGCTGACATCACCCCTGATAAGGGAAACTTGGACATTGATTTCAGAGGCGCGGTTATTGATGGCCTGGCTCAGTCCCCGGGCAGTGAATGTACACTGGTGGAAACTTCCGTTGATGCTTCTGTTGAAGTTGTATGTGATGTCCTCCACTATTGGCTAGAGAACACCCACATGCAGATAAATCACCAGACACATATGGGTTTGTTAGTGGTAGCACACTTTCAGACTGGCTTGGGCACAGTCATACAAGGATACGTGACAAGAATGCCAACAAACAAGACAAATCAGACGGAACACTCACCGAGTTGGTTAGGGTGATGGTACCATTTTTGCCAATCTGTGTAGCTGTGCGGAATAAGAAGTTCCTGGTTGTATTGAATGGATCCCtggaacaaacaaacaccaaaCCGCCCCCCTGTAGAGCAAGACAGATAATCTCACAATTCAGTCCATTATGTTATGTAGTAAGTCACACAATGAATAGGGAAATCAGCCCAGAAACATGTAATGTTACACAGTATACAGTGTGCCATCAtgtcattgtgttgtgttggttgGTGTTGGACAACATATATACAAGATGTACTAATGATACGGCACTTTACTATTTTATAATGTAGAGATACtaggtgttgtgtgttgtttttgtgtggggTTATGGAAAGGTTTAGTGATCATGTTGTCGTCTgttgtctgtctatctgatgAGCTGTATGATGCAAGATCAATTTCTGAAAGGattaataaatatatatctatctatacaaGACAAGATGGACATGTACAAGTATAATTACCTGGTCTACATTAGTGGTGAGCACCAGAGCAATGTATCCAGTGGAGTTCCCAAAGAGCTCAAATTTCACGTCTGAAGTACTAGCATTTACGACCTTAGAAGAGATAAAGGAGCACAGAACATTGCCGGCAGGGTCACAGCCAACTTCTCCCAAACACAGTTTGGTGGAACCGCAACCGTCACGAGTGATGCTCACCTGGAAATGACCACAGACAACATGAATTAGCCACCTGGATAACATGATACGACAACACATCCAAGGCTCTCAAATACGATCTGTAGACTTAATAAAGTTATGCTTGGAGGATATGGCTGCCATTAACGGTTCTATTCAATAAAGCTGAATTAAGTTGAAATTAACTGAACCATGTCACTTAGGTGGCTTTTTCACAATAGGAAACTCACGTCTCTGCTCTAACCTCAATAAACATACTGAAAGTGTagaaaaaatatgaaaacatcAGATGATGCATCATGAGAGCTCCATTGAAAGCCATGTTATAGTGTAATGGCCAACGCATCGCAATGCTACAATGGAAAGCTGTCTTACCATAGTGGCTGTAGGAGTTCCCAAATTAGCAGCTGGGTCAAAAGCAGGAGAATTTCCTGTAGTGATTTTCGTCAAGTCCACCAAACCATTGGTTATGAAGAGCAGGTCTGTAGCACCAGGGGCAACAAATGACGGACCAGCTGCAAATATAGACGAGACAAACACACGGAAGGTAAGACAGGTCTGGTACATATCCAATGGTTATGGGCAGCAACCTCTGATTGGTACACTGTCTATACTCAGAGGCCATAATCTGAAGATGATAATTCCTAAAACCATGGGTTTTCttaaaggtgtgattttttaaaGTTCACCGTACCGCTGACATCACCCCTGATAAGGGAAGCTTGGACATTGATTTCAGAGGTGCGATTATTGATGGCCTGGCTCAGTCCCCGGGCAGTGAATGTACACTGGTGGAAACTTCCGTTGATGCTTCTGTTGAAGTTGTATGTGATGTCCTCCACTATTGGCTAGAGAACACCCACATGCAGATAAATCACCAGACACATATGGGTTTGTTAGTGGTAGCACACTTCCAGACTGGCTTGGGCACAGTCATACAAGGATACGTGACAAGAATGCCAACAAACAAGACAAATCAGACGGAACACTCACCGAGTTGGTTAGGGTGATGTTACCATTTTTGCCAATCTGTGTAGCTGTGCGGAATAAGAAGTTCCTGGTTGTATTGAATGGATCCCtggaacaaacaaacaccaaaCCGCCCCCCTGTAGAGCAAGACAGATAATCTCACAATTCAGTCCATTATGTTATGTAGTAAGTCACACAATGAATAGGGAAATCAGCCCAGAAACATGTAATGTTACACAGTATACAGTGTGCCATCATGtcagtgtgttgtgttggtTGGTGTTGGACAACATATATACAAGATGTACTAATGATACGGCACTTTACTATTTTATAATGTAGAGATACtaggtgttgtgtgttgtttttgtgtggggTTATGGAAAGGTTTAGTGATCATGTTGTCGTCTgttgtctgtctatctgatgAGCTGTATGATGCAAGATCAATTTCTGAAAGGattaataaatatatatctatctatacaaGACAAGATGGACATGTACAAGTATAATTACCTGGTCTACATTAGTGGTGAGCACCAGAGCAATGTATCCAGTGGAGTTCCCAAAGAGCTCAAATTTCACGTCTGAAGTACTAGCATTTACGACCTTAGAAGAGATAAAGGAGCACAGAACATTGCCGGCAGGGTCACAGCCAACTTCTCCCAAACACAGTTTGGTGGAACCGCAACCGTCACGAGTGATGCTCACCTGGAAATGACAGACAGCTCATGAATATCCTCTTGAATGACATGAGGGTCGTAGCTGACAAGGTTAAAACTCCTTAACAGGACATTTGCCCAGTATTATCTTAACTTACCTTAAATTAAATTTCCTTCgtgaattattattatgatgtcTTCAACAGCAGAATGAACTTTTGTAACTTTCATCACAAGGGCATTTTGAAACTCGTTACAATGGTTGGTCTTGTAATGTTACAGTCAGTGCTTCATTTGTAAAGTGGGAGGTGCCGGAGCGCAAAGGGGGGTGGATCCGGCGACTCAAAACGGGGATTTCAGGTTACggaccaacaacaaaaaaacctgCGTACAGTACATAGCTCTgactaaaaaaaactaaacaacgCGGTGTGTACACCAGGGCAATGTTTATTAACTTCAGAACTTGcaacacactgcactgcatgggtgtaaaatgtaaaaaaataaatttaaaaaaagcaattatccatTATAAAATTATCGGAAAAAAACTACTCTACGCATAGGCCGAAAAAAAAACCATATAGGCTATAGTATGCTATTGCAATGATGACCACCCAGTAGGCTAATCAATAATCAACTAGATACAGCGTGGAATGATATCAGTAATTTCTGATTGACACATCTGAATACCTATCTGAACCCCTATCCCCccggacacctccccccaatcaaaacacatcggAACTGACACATAAtatgacacagagagggagcgggagacacaaacactcacgcgcgcgcactcacacacacaagcgcgcaccGGGAAAACAGGATAGGGGAACCAACAAAACAGTTCAACAAGGGGCTAATAGCCTCGGCGCAATGATGCAATGATGGCCACCCACACCCAGTAATCAATGATCAACTAGCGTGGAAGCGCGATTTCTTCCTACCGTAGCCAAGCCTACTTGTCCAAAATGGCCCATACAGTATCCAGACCCCCGGCCTCCATTACCCTGCTTCTTTTTCTACACCTAGGCTATGTCCATGACCTCACGTAAGGAAAGGGGTTGAACCGGGCAAGCGGCGGGCCGACAAGGCAAATGGGGAGGAGATGGTAAGCCCTGATGACATTCCGCGGGCTATCGATGCAAAACTGCTGGCAGAGCGTCTCAACTTCTCTCCCCGAACAGCGCGTCACCCTCCTGTGACCAATATTGTGGATAAAGAACTTTCAAATCCTCGATTAGCTTGTTGTATCCTGTTTGGTCTTTCCCCTATTTCTAAAGACGAATAGGCTAAGAAATATATCAACATTGAACACTACACAaacagtaatttatttattttttgtttaggcgatttattttttatattgacTTAATTGACGGATCCAATAAAAAAGGTTCCGGATCCAACGTCGGAGGTGCCGGAACATGTTCCGGCCGTCGTGTTCCGGCtcaaattaaaggagaattccggtgtgatattgacctaaagtgtattgaaacatgataccgagtgtgaacgtatgtctcatagcccatctcggcttgtcccctgcactccaaaatctggcgctagttagccgatgctaccaacagctttttcaatagtggtgcttcggcatcgggctagccatgcaaataaatcactgttttacacccatttacgaggctcaatgtatctccacacttcattggtagacttccgagggccctgacatttaaaacgagacattgagaactttgaaaaagcactggtagtttacttacaagacgatttatacagacagtatcttcacgaagtttagcgtttgcagccatcttgaatttagtcacgataagtcgagcaacgagtaagaatgaacaggtatgataagggatcagattccaaaaataattcagtggaaatgcatggattccagttgctgctaaactggaatccatgcatttccactgaattatttttggaatctgatcccttatcatacctgttcattcttactcgttgctcgacttatcgtgactaaattcaagatggctgcaaacgctaaacttcgtgaagatactgtctgtataaatcgtcttgtaagtaaactaccagtgctttttcaaagttctcaatgtctcgttttaaatgtcagggccctcggaagtctaccaatgaagtgtggagatacattgagcctcgtaaatgggtgtaaaacagtgatttatttgcatggctagcccgatgccgaagcaccactattgaaaaagctgttggtagcatcggctaactagcgccagattttggagtgcaggggacaagccgagatgggctatgagacatacgttcacactcggtatcatgtttcaatacactttaggtcaatatcacaccggaattctcctttaagccctGGTTACAGTGTAAtgtacaatgtagcctacatccatgtttaaatgtaaagctttaCATTAGTGGCTGTTGGAGTGGTCAGATTGTCAAATGTGGCATTTGTAGTAGGAAGCAATGTTAAACTTCAATGAAACTTACGTTGGTGGCCGTTATTTGGAAAGGCCCATCTCCTCTGATTCCAGTTGTCAGATAACCAATCAGGAAAGTCACCAGAAAGATTAGTTTGCCGCCCATTCCTACAGCCAAAACCGTAAGTGGCAGAACAATGACTTGAAGATGAGTCTTAAGTAAATTAAATGAAACCGTGTtcataaaaaaaactgttaaaaatgataacAACTGACTTACACAATTAACCTAGATATGTGACTGATATTTTGTCAGCAAATTACTGCAAATTCTATTGGTGGGAATATAACAGTAATATTGCATAAGATTTATTATAAGATAATAAAATGCTACATTACAGTAGATTTACATAGCATAGCATTGAAAGATTTCCCcctttgttattattattattattactattattattattattatactctTGAATCTGTCAGTAAATCAATAAGCACCTTAAACGAGAGTCTCACCTGCAGAGCCTTGTTTCATCCGTCTCCGGTACTTTGAAAGGTGTGAGGATGTGTCTGAGAGAGGCTATTTGAACGTCCTCACACACCAAAGAGGGCAGGGTCACGGCCTGCACATCATCACTGTTCCACAGCAGAGGTATGAGGACATTTCTTCTCGGTGATGGACATGAATTTTTGTAAGACACTTCCTTGAAGACAATGTTTTTCCAGGCAAAGGAAGACTTCACTTGATGATGTCAGTAGCCGAGAATTAAGCAGCCTGACATGTCCCtgaaatttgttttgttttttgcacCAAAGCTTTTCAAAGATAAAGTCTATCCTCAGCACTCCATCTTCCTTGTATTATGTATGAACATTTGGGCAAAGTCAAATTGATAAAGGCCTACATCTAGATTTCATTTCAGTATCTCCAaatcatattcaaaatgcatTCAGTCAGTAATGGAAGGAGGACTGCGGCTATGTCAGCTCTATAAAGAAGGATTTGTTGACTCATTAATGATGTGTAGTGTACTGTCGGTCAGACTCTTTTGTTTTGTAGATGTGATCATTTTGTACTCCAAGGTGGATGAACGGTAATGCCAAAATATGAAATCGTTAAATTAAGTTGCATTATCTTCAAGACACTGTAGATTTTGTTCATTGGTACAATAAAATGTAGAGTTCacctttctttttaaaaacaaaaacaaaaacggcCATTAAGACCTTTATTATCATACCATATATCAGGACACTATACTGGTGCATGTGTCACTGTGACAGACTAACAATTTTCTATAATATTGTATCATACatgttgtttgtactgtaggTTGTATACCTTTGTCAAGTATTCAATAAtccaaaaacatacagtatgataGGAGACAATAGACCCTTTcagcaataaaaacaaaaacaatgcttgaacgttctatttgggccccaacctacttcctctgcattaagataacatatggaatgttaaaaaggaagtcttgtggggccaactatgatgctgataatggaactctcttgaaagggtccatacaaagAGGCCGGTTGGTGCATTTTATTGACATGGAACTGGTATTTCCAGTGACAGAGGCATTTCCTGTAATGATCATtactaactagatgtactgcagagcggtacaaaatatgaccgccgcccagtccagcacatgttttccacaaaaataagtcacgctgaaaggcttctaatgattctaactgtctcactgaattgcattatgcacactcaattctcactggtatctgctagacaacaagtaccaaaacatgattagttcatagatttcacatgtaatatacattttatacaaccccacccccatcttgcctcttcataattctgagaaattcttgaattgtgtgcatgtacatgtttatgtttatgtgtgtgtgtgcgtgcatgtgtatgtgcttgtgtgtttgcctgtttatgtgcctgtgtgtgtgcatgtgcatgcatgcgtatatatgtctactgtgtgagtatgtgtcatacttaggattactgtgaatgtttgtgtgtgcgtgtgcatctgtttatgcacatgtgtgaatatggaatgggtttacatgacccctggaggcaaacatacgcaaaaaattggtcatcctaggccctacggttctcaagatattcacagaaaactgtgtctgccctaccctcctttcggggggtccagtccagcgggggggctacagatcaaaacgaaaagtgatggttccatgctatccatgtggggttacatgcccaccaagtttcgtgtaccccggtcttacagtgtcccggaaatccttgacggaaaatacGAAAAaatgcggaaaaaaaaaaagataaaaaaatctgactaaacctatatgaccgccgcttcgctgcgcgacGGTCATAATAATATCACCAGTATTCAATTACATATTTCATTagtgacacactcactcacatgctgGATGCAAACAGTTGATGTCACTGAATTCCACTCAAgctattgtttattgtttgaCATTACATGGAGATCACTGGAGGTGCCAGACATGCAGACAGGCAGTCTGTTTCAGTCTAGGTGTTGATCTTTATGAGGTGCTGGGTTCCCAGTCCCTACTTGACCTAGTGTAGCAATGTAATAACAGATGGAACATAAAGGCATGATATAAAAGACATGGTGTATAAAATGACAGAGCATGAACTTGTTGGAGTACAGCAAAACATGTTCTGATCAGTGCTGCGCGCTCATTCGTTTTTCATTCTCACATGGACAGTTGAACACATGTTGCAAAACTTCAAATACATTacaatctaaacaaactttttgGCCTTTGGTCTTGGGAGATGACAATTGCAGACCTAAATGTTCTTTCTTTTGCCTATAATGATACTTAATGAAATTccaatatgtatgtatatgtgtgtgtctgtgtgactgacAGCTGGAAGCAATCACAGTCACTATACCACCAACCACTTTCACCACCATCAGCCTCCAGTCACTTGCAACAGCATCATTGATGTCATCAGAAGCATCAGCAATCTTTACACTACAGATAAAGAGTTAGGATCCCCTGTCTCTACCTTTTGGAAAAGTCTGTTAATCCTACTTGATAttacatatatattatattatattatattatatattagaAATTGGTGTCTGGTGGCTCATCACTGAGTTCAACGTTGACAGCAGTCATCTCTCAGACTGGAAAGCCCAGAAAATGGAGGGATCACTTCGTCATATTTGATATTATTAGCTAGTTGGAATATTCCACCTCAGATCATAAACATGTTGGTAAACCTGCGGGTATTACTATGATAAGAGCACAGCTTGATTCTGATCTGAAGAACGATAATCTTTAGATTATTTACACATTTAGATTATTAGATTAGAACTTCTTCAAAAAACACAGGCTTACATCCTAGTGTTAGTCTCAAATGGTCTCTTGTTATTGGGTCCTTGTTCATGTTGTATAGAGTACACACTCTATGAGGAGGGATGACTCATAGTACAAACAAATATCGATATAGTTTTGAAATGTTGGAGGTTGTATATACAcaatttatgaaacaaaaaatgaCATTGCTGTTAAACATACTGAatgatgaattgttttaaacCATTCTTTAATTGTGATTTTTGCCTGGTTTCCTGACCAAAGAGGACAGCAAAGCTTCCCTATTTCCTCATATGCATCATAACTCTGATGTCACATGCGGGAAGACAAACTAGATGGGCAAGCAAAGTTGTCTGCCAAGCAGAGACAGTTTTACACTGCGgtctgtgagagagaagagagagcaaaTATTGGCATCTGATAACACCAGCAACATCCAATTTATGGGAAGTCAAGATCACATCTACTGTATGCAAGCCCATACTGGTTATACTggttatacagagagagaattgaATGCAACAATTGTATTCTCAACAGCttcaacacacaaaacagcttTCTGTGCTTGTGGGCCAATTCATGCCatcttaaaataaaaatagtATTTAGGAATCTTGGGAAATGTTTGTCTCAACTTAATATTCATGTCACATCACCAAAACTAGATTCTAGAGCAAGGTTCTTGTCGTGGCCCTTTAACAGGACTATAGGCCAATGAACTCCCCCCAGACTCATAAACCACAGAAATGTGAAAAGGCAATACTTTTATTATTAGCAGGCACTAAATTCATAGACAAACAACAGAGTTCTCTGCCACCGATCTTAAAAATGCTCTAACCAGGAATACTACACAGGGCAGTGGGACAGGCATGGACAATGGTAACTAAGTTACACAAATAGCAAGAACAGGCATGGACAATGGTAACTAAGTTACACAAATAGCAAGAACAGGCATGGACAACGGTAACTAAGTTACACAAATAGCAAGAACATATTTTAAAAGATTAGCCGTCAAGTGAATAAATAGTTCAAGTTGCACACTAAATGTATCACACATAAACCAACACACTCATGAGCCAATAAAAGTGACGCAAGCACAAACCGCACACCACTCAGGTTACACTACGACACACTCCTTGTTCAGCTCACCCACAGTGCTTCCTGTCCAGCCTTAGGTAGCAGCAGAAtccggacagacagacaaacagataaCAGAGAAGAAATGTCCACTGGTCGGCTTCCCCTGCAgaccagaaaaaaagaaagaaaaaacaaatactaactagaaaatgtaatttcaaggaaattaccagtgcatgaaaataaacatactgtatattaacataaaatgccaaacaaacgtttatttgaaaacagttggcaggagtcatagttgataacaactgacagtttaaatggctgaacagg of Alosa sapidissima isolate fAloSap1 chromosome 1, fAloSap1.pri, whole genome shotgun sequence contains these proteins:
- the LOC121704694 gene encoding putative ferric-chelate reductase 1 isoform X1, giving the protein MKQGSAGMGGKLIFLVTFLIGYLTTGIRGDGPFQITATNVSITRDGCGSTKLCLGEVGCDPAGNVLCSFISSKVVNASTSDVKFELFGNSTGYIALVLTTNVDQGGGLVFVCSRDPFNTTRNFLFRTATQIGKNGNITLTNSPIVEDITYNFNRSINGSFHQCTFTARGLSQAINNRTSEINVQASLIRGDVSAGPSFVAPGATDLLFITNGLVDLTKITTGNSPAFDPAANLGTPTATMVSITRDGCGSTKLCLGEVGCDPAGNVLCSFISSKVVNASTSDVKFELFGNSTGYIALVLTTNVDQGGGLVFVCSRDPFNTTRNFLFRTATQIGKNGTITLTNSPIVEDITYNFNRSINGSFHQCTFTARGLSQAINNRASEINVQVSLIRGDVSANGFDAPGDTLFRTPGIVDLANPRNATINATTTTATLTTTIPATTAGCSSLMHPLTQAMAILVSVLALRLF
- the LOC121704694 gene encoding putative ferric-chelate reductase 1 isoform X2; the encoded protein is MGGKLIFLVTFLIGYLTTGIRGDGPFQITATNVSITRDGCGSTKLCLGEVGCDPAGNVLCSFISSKVVNASTSDVKFELFGNSTGYIALVLTTNVDQGGGLVFVCSRDPFNTTRNFLFRTATQIGKNGNITLTNSPIVEDITYNFNRSINGSFHQCTFTARGLSQAINNRTSEINVQASLIRGDVSAGPSFVAPGATDLLFITNGLVDLTKITTGNSPAFDPAANLGTPTATMVSITRDGCGSTKLCLGEVGCDPAGNVLCSFISSKVVNASTSDVKFELFGNSTGYIALVLTTNVDQGGGLVFVCSRDPFNTTRNFLFRTATQIGKNGTITLTNSPIVEDITYNFNRSINGSFHQCTFTARGLSQAINNRASEINVQVSLIRGDVSANGFDAPGDTLFRTPGIVDLANPRNATINATTTTATLTTTIPATTAGCSSLMHPLTQAMAILVSVLALRLF